Proteins from a genomic interval of Echeneis naucrates chromosome 21, fEcheNa1.1, whole genome shotgun sequence:
- the ildr2 gene encoding immunoglobulin-like domain-containing receptor 2 isoform X3, giving the protein MMDFYRLAVFLGASMCVCDGIHVTVGPKKQHFAMLFQSVVLPCQYRTTSTQTPVVQWWYKSYCRDRTRESFNLPEALGIKASELGAKSHLECSDSSRTVRVVASAQGASMTLAEHYKGRDITIMNKADLRIGELQWGDSGVYFCKVIIADDLEGPNEGQLELLVLGRTGERDDILPEFDVAFMPEWAFVGSVVLGSVIFLLLLGICWCQCCPHSCCCYVRCCCCPDTCCCPRHLYEAGKMAKSGQAAQVPVYPYYIPAVPTVVPLAPSSLVDPKISSLPSLENNLAGASSLSELSSLHDGGTTDFRHTYQTVQMKALPPIADLDDQSVVRAAPPAQSRRPRRDRGHLSDDELDRRWNPRSEHLKRKTLSRRGRTGSLDELEEFARSYDSRGRRAEPPDHFYDRDYSPPRRFYRDNDDDWERRSPSPLLQKRRDTWDSDRPSRPPQSRGYDDAFLNSVLESKARGQGRDRGAERMDVDSDTPSKSSSRGKGSNSYYSRSPSNRPEEDDPLPPYSELEAERHRRAELTTDRYRTAEPHRSDRYRTTEPAARPFSYTRPHGVSHTLQGGREDRDRNRNLSTALSRDSLIV; this is encoded by the exons ATGATGGACTTTTACCGGCTGGCTGTTTTCCTCGGAGCGTCGA tgtgcgtgtgtgatgGCATCCACGTCACAGTGGGGCCAAAGAAGCAGCACTTTGCCATGCTGTTCCAGTCCGTGGTGCTCCCGTGCCAGTACCGAACAACCTCCACGCAGACCCCCGTGGTGCAGTGGTGGTACAAGTCCTACTGCCGAGACCGCACGCGGGAGTCCTTCAACCTGCCGGAGGCTCTGGGCATCAAGGCGTCCGAGCTGGGAGCCAAGTCCCACCTGGAGTGCTCTGACAGCAGCCGCACGGTGCGGGTCGTGGCCTCGGCGCAGGGAGCCTCCATGACGCTGGCTGAGCACTACAAAGGCAGAGACATCACCATCATGAACA AAGCTGACCTGAGGATTGGCGAGCTTCAGTGGGGCGACAGCGGAGTTTACTTCTGTAAAGTCATCATTGCTGATGACCTGGAGGGGCCCAACGAAGGCCAACTGGAGCTACTCGTGCTGG gcAGGACAGGTGAGCGGGACGATATCCTACCTGAGTTTGATGTGGCGTTTATGCCAG AGTGGGCGTTTGTGGGCTCTGTCGTCCTGGGCAGCGtcattttcctgctgttgttgGGGATCTGTTGGTGTCAGTGCTGTCctcactcctgctgctgctacgtccgctgctgctgctgccccgacacctgctgctgcccccGACACT TGTATGAGGCAGGGAAGATGGCAAAGAGCGGACAAGCTGCCCAGGTTCCTGTTTATCCCTACTACATCCCTGCTGTCCCTACTGTGGTCCCTCTCGCCCCCTCTAGCCTTGTGGACCCTAAAATTTCCTCTTTACCCTCCTTGGAGAATAACTTGGCTGGAG CCAGTAGCCTTTCAGAGCTGAGCTCGCTGCACGACGGAGGGACGACCGACTTCAGACACACGTACCAGACGGTCCAGATGAAGGCTCTCCCGCCAATCGCAGATCTCGATGACCAATCGGTGGTGAGAGCAGCTCCGCCTGCACAGAGCCGGAGGCCCAGACGGGACAGAGGACACCTCTCAGACGATGAACTAGACAGACG GTGGAACCCCCGGTCGGAGCACCTGAAGAGGAAGACGTTGAGCAGAAGGGGACGCACTGGCTCCCTGGATGAGCTGGAGGAATTTGCCCGCTCTTATGACTCCCGTGGCCGACGAGCTGAGCCTCCAGACCACTTCTACGACCGGGATTACAGCCCCCCCAGGCGTTTCTATAGAGACAACGATGACGACTGGGAGCGCCGCAGCCCCTCACCTTTACTGCAAAAGAGAAGGGACACGTGGGACAGCGATCGCCCCTCTCGGCCGCCGCAAAGCCGAGGATACGACGACGCCTTCCTCAACAGCGTGCTGGAGAGCAAGGCGAGGGGGCAGGGCAGGGACAGGGGTGCTGAGAGGATGGACGTGGACAGTGACACCCCCTCCAAAAGCAGCTCAAGAGGAAAGGGTAGCAATAGCTACTACAGCCGGTCGCCAAGCAACCGTCCAGAGGAGGATGACCCTTTGCCCCCCTACTCTGAGCTGGAGGCGGAGCGGCACCGCAGGGCCGAACTGACCACCGACCGGTACCGCACCGCAGAACCACACAGGTCTGATCGATACAGGACCACTGAACCAGCCGCGAGGCCTTTCTCTTACACCCGCCCACACGGAGTGTCCCATACACTACAGGGGGGCCGAGAGGACAGGGACAGGAACCGAAACCTG AGCACCGCACTGAGCAGGGACTCTC
- the ildr2 gene encoding immunoglobulin-like domain-containing receptor 2 isoform X2: MMDFYRLAVFLGASMCVCDGIHVTVGPKKQHFAMLFQSVVLPCQYRTTSTQTPVVQWWYKSYCRDRTRESFNLPEALGIKASELGAKSHLECSDSSRTVRVVASAQGASMTLAEHYKGRDITIMNKADLRIGELQWGDSGVYFCKVIIADDLEGPNEGQLELLVLEWAFVGSVVLGSVIFLLLLGICWCQCCPHSCCCYVRCCCCPDTCCCPRHLYEAGKMAKSGQAAQVPVYPYYIPAVPTVVPLAPSSLVDPKISSLPSLENNLAGVHSGYRLKASPDKDSMKVLYYIEKELAQLPSAKMAALKPSSLSELSSLHDGGTTDFRHTYQTVQMKALPPIADLDDQSVVRAAPPAQSRRPRRDRGHLSDDELDRRWNPRSEHLKRKTLSRRGRTGSLDELEEFARSYDSRGRRAEPPDHFYDRDYSPPRRFYRDNDDDWERRSPSPLLQKRRDTWDSDRPSRPPQSRGYDDAFLNSVLESKARGQGRDRGAERMDVDSDTPSKSSSRGKGSNSYYSRSPSNRPEEDDPLPPYSELEAERHRRAELTTDRYRTAEPHRSDRYRTTEPAARPFSYTRPHGVSHTLQGGREDRDRNRNLSTALSRDSLIV, translated from the exons ATGATGGACTTTTACCGGCTGGCTGTTTTCCTCGGAGCGTCGA tgtgcgtgtgtgatgGCATCCACGTCACAGTGGGGCCAAAGAAGCAGCACTTTGCCATGCTGTTCCAGTCCGTGGTGCTCCCGTGCCAGTACCGAACAACCTCCACGCAGACCCCCGTGGTGCAGTGGTGGTACAAGTCCTACTGCCGAGACCGCACGCGGGAGTCCTTCAACCTGCCGGAGGCTCTGGGCATCAAGGCGTCCGAGCTGGGAGCCAAGTCCCACCTGGAGTGCTCTGACAGCAGCCGCACGGTGCGGGTCGTGGCCTCGGCGCAGGGAGCCTCCATGACGCTGGCTGAGCACTACAAAGGCAGAGACATCACCATCATGAACA AAGCTGACCTGAGGATTGGCGAGCTTCAGTGGGGCGACAGCGGAGTTTACTTCTGTAAAGTCATCATTGCTGATGACCTGGAGGGGCCCAACGAAGGCCAACTGGAGCTACTCGTGCTGG AGTGGGCGTTTGTGGGCTCTGTCGTCCTGGGCAGCGtcattttcctgctgttgttgGGGATCTGTTGGTGTCAGTGCTGTCctcactcctgctgctgctacgtccgctgctgctgctgccccgacacctgctgctgcccccGACACT TGTATGAGGCAGGGAAGATGGCAAAGAGCGGACAAGCTGCCCAGGTTCCTGTTTATCCCTACTACATCCCTGCTGTCCCTACTGTGGTCCCTCTCGCCCCCTCTAGCCTTGTGGACCCTAAAATTTCCTCTTTACCCTCCTTGGAGAATAACTTGGCTGGAG TGCACAGTGGTTATCGACTGAAAGCCAGTCCAGACAAGGACTCAATGAAAGTCCTGTACTACATAGAGAAGGAGCTGGCTCAGCTTCCCTCTGCCAAGATGGCTGCTCTCAAAC CCAGTAGCCTTTCAGAGCTGAGCTCGCTGCACGACGGAGGGACGACCGACTTCAGACACACGTACCAGACGGTCCAGATGAAGGCTCTCCCGCCAATCGCAGATCTCGATGACCAATCGGTGGTGAGAGCAGCTCCGCCTGCACAGAGCCGGAGGCCCAGACGGGACAGAGGACACCTCTCAGACGATGAACTAGACAGACG GTGGAACCCCCGGTCGGAGCACCTGAAGAGGAAGACGTTGAGCAGAAGGGGACGCACTGGCTCCCTGGATGAGCTGGAGGAATTTGCCCGCTCTTATGACTCCCGTGGCCGACGAGCTGAGCCTCCAGACCACTTCTACGACCGGGATTACAGCCCCCCCAGGCGTTTCTATAGAGACAACGATGACGACTGGGAGCGCCGCAGCCCCTCACCTTTACTGCAAAAGAGAAGGGACACGTGGGACAGCGATCGCCCCTCTCGGCCGCCGCAAAGCCGAGGATACGACGACGCCTTCCTCAACAGCGTGCTGGAGAGCAAGGCGAGGGGGCAGGGCAGGGACAGGGGTGCTGAGAGGATGGACGTGGACAGTGACACCCCCTCCAAAAGCAGCTCAAGAGGAAAGGGTAGCAATAGCTACTACAGCCGGTCGCCAAGCAACCGTCCAGAGGAGGATGACCCTTTGCCCCCCTACTCTGAGCTGGAGGCGGAGCGGCACCGCAGGGCCGAACTGACCACCGACCGGTACCGCACCGCAGAACCACACAGGTCTGATCGATACAGGACCACTGAACCAGCCGCGAGGCCTTTCTCTTACACCCGCCCACACGGAGTGTCCCATACACTACAGGGGGGCCGAGAGGACAGGGACAGGAACCGAAACCTG AGCACCGCACTGAGCAGGGACTCTC
- the ildr2 gene encoding immunoglobulin-like domain-containing receptor 2 isoform X4, with translation MMDFYRLAVFLGASKADLRIGELQWGDSGVYFCKVIIADDLEGPNEGQLELLVLGRTGERDDILPEFDVAFMPEWAFVGSVVLGSVIFLLLLGICWCQCCPHSCCCYVRCCCCPDTCCCPRHLYEAGKMAKSGQAAQVPVYPYYIPAVPTVVPLAPSSLVDPKISSLPSLENNLAGVHSGYRLKASPDKDSMKVLYYIEKELAQLPSAKMAALKPSSLSELSSLHDGGTTDFRHTYQTVQMKALPPIADLDDQSVVRAAPPAQSRRPRRDRGHLSDDELDRRWNPRSEHLKRKTLSRRGRTGSLDELEEFARSYDSRGRRAEPPDHFYDRDYSPPRRFYRDNDDDWERRSPSPLLQKRRDTWDSDRPSRPPQSRGYDDAFLNSVLESKARGQGRDRGAERMDVDSDTPSKSSSRGKGSNSYYSRSPSNRPEEDDPLPPYSELEAERHRRAELTTDRYRTAEPHRSDRYRTTEPAARPFSYTRPHGVSHTLQGGREDRDRNRNLSTALSRDSLIV, from the exons ATGATGGACTTTTACCGGCTGGCTGTTTTCCTCGGAGCGTCGA AAGCTGACCTGAGGATTGGCGAGCTTCAGTGGGGCGACAGCGGAGTTTACTTCTGTAAAGTCATCATTGCTGATGACCTGGAGGGGCCCAACGAAGGCCAACTGGAGCTACTCGTGCTGG gcAGGACAGGTGAGCGGGACGATATCCTACCTGAGTTTGATGTGGCGTTTATGCCAG AGTGGGCGTTTGTGGGCTCTGTCGTCCTGGGCAGCGtcattttcctgctgttgttgGGGATCTGTTGGTGTCAGTGCTGTCctcactcctgctgctgctacgtccgctgctgctgctgccccgacacctgctgctgcccccGACACT TGTATGAGGCAGGGAAGATGGCAAAGAGCGGACAAGCTGCCCAGGTTCCTGTTTATCCCTACTACATCCCTGCTGTCCCTACTGTGGTCCCTCTCGCCCCCTCTAGCCTTGTGGACCCTAAAATTTCCTCTTTACCCTCCTTGGAGAATAACTTGGCTGGAG TGCACAGTGGTTATCGACTGAAAGCCAGTCCAGACAAGGACTCAATGAAAGTCCTGTACTACATAGAGAAGGAGCTGGCTCAGCTTCCCTCTGCCAAGATGGCTGCTCTCAAAC CCAGTAGCCTTTCAGAGCTGAGCTCGCTGCACGACGGAGGGACGACCGACTTCAGACACACGTACCAGACGGTCCAGATGAAGGCTCTCCCGCCAATCGCAGATCTCGATGACCAATCGGTGGTGAGAGCAGCTCCGCCTGCACAGAGCCGGAGGCCCAGACGGGACAGAGGACACCTCTCAGACGATGAACTAGACAGACG GTGGAACCCCCGGTCGGAGCACCTGAAGAGGAAGACGTTGAGCAGAAGGGGACGCACTGGCTCCCTGGATGAGCTGGAGGAATTTGCCCGCTCTTATGACTCCCGTGGCCGACGAGCTGAGCCTCCAGACCACTTCTACGACCGGGATTACAGCCCCCCCAGGCGTTTCTATAGAGACAACGATGACGACTGGGAGCGCCGCAGCCCCTCACCTTTACTGCAAAAGAGAAGGGACACGTGGGACAGCGATCGCCCCTCTCGGCCGCCGCAAAGCCGAGGATACGACGACGCCTTCCTCAACAGCGTGCTGGAGAGCAAGGCGAGGGGGCAGGGCAGGGACAGGGGTGCTGAGAGGATGGACGTGGACAGTGACACCCCCTCCAAAAGCAGCTCAAGAGGAAAGGGTAGCAATAGCTACTACAGCCGGTCGCCAAGCAACCGTCCAGAGGAGGATGACCCTTTGCCCCCCTACTCTGAGCTGGAGGCGGAGCGGCACCGCAGGGCCGAACTGACCACCGACCGGTACCGCACCGCAGAACCACACAGGTCTGATCGATACAGGACCACTGAACCAGCCGCGAGGCCTTTCTCTTACACCCGCCCACACGGAGTGTCCCATACACTACAGGGGGGCCGAGAGGACAGGGACAGGAACCGAAACCTG AGCACCGCACTGAGCAGGGACTCTC
- the ildr2 gene encoding immunoglobulin-like domain-containing receptor 2 isoform X1, with protein MMDFYRLAVFLGASMCVCDGIHVTVGPKKQHFAMLFQSVVLPCQYRTTSTQTPVVQWWYKSYCRDRTRESFNLPEALGIKASELGAKSHLECSDSSRTVRVVASAQGASMTLAEHYKGRDITIMNKADLRIGELQWGDSGVYFCKVIIADDLEGPNEGQLELLVLGRTGERDDILPEFDVAFMPEWAFVGSVVLGSVIFLLLLGICWCQCCPHSCCCYVRCCCCPDTCCCPRHLYEAGKMAKSGQAAQVPVYPYYIPAVPTVVPLAPSSLVDPKISSLPSLENNLAGVHSGYRLKASPDKDSMKVLYYIEKELAQLPSAKMAALKPSSLSELSSLHDGGTTDFRHTYQTVQMKALPPIADLDDQSVVRAAPPAQSRRPRRDRGHLSDDELDRRWNPRSEHLKRKTLSRRGRTGSLDELEEFARSYDSRGRRAEPPDHFYDRDYSPPRRFYRDNDDDWERRSPSPLLQKRRDTWDSDRPSRPPQSRGYDDAFLNSVLESKARGQGRDRGAERMDVDSDTPSKSSSRGKGSNSYYSRSPSNRPEEDDPLPPYSELEAERHRRAELTTDRYRTAEPHRSDRYRTTEPAARPFSYTRPHGVSHTLQGGREDRDRNRNLSTALSRDSLIV; from the exons ATGATGGACTTTTACCGGCTGGCTGTTTTCCTCGGAGCGTCGA tgtgcgtgtgtgatgGCATCCACGTCACAGTGGGGCCAAAGAAGCAGCACTTTGCCATGCTGTTCCAGTCCGTGGTGCTCCCGTGCCAGTACCGAACAACCTCCACGCAGACCCCCGTGGTGCAGTGGTGGTACAAGTCCTACTGCCGAGACCGCACGCGGGAGTCCTTCAACCTGCCGGAGGCTCTGGGCATCAAGGCGTCCGAGCTGGGAGCCAAGTCCCACCTGGAGTGCTCTGACAGCAGCCGCACGGTGCGGGTCGTGGCCTCGGCGCAGGGAGCCTCCATGACGCTGGCTGAGCACTACAAAGGCAGAGACATCACCATCATGAACA AAGCTGACCTGAGGATTGGCGAGCTTCAGTGGGGCGACAGCGGAGTTTACTTCTGTAAAGTCATCATTGCTGATGACCTGGAGGGGCCCAACGAAGGCCAACTGGAGCTACTCGTGCTGG gcAGGACAGGTGAGCGGGACGATATCCTACCTGAGTTTGATGTGGCGTTTATGCCAG AGTGGGCGTTTGTGGGCTCTGTCGTCCTGGGCAGCGtcattttcctgctgttgttgGGGATCTGTTGGTGTCAGTGCTGTCctcactcctgctgctgctacgtccgctgctgctgctgccccgacacctgctgctgcccccGACACT TGTATGAGGCAGGGAAGATGGCAAAGAGCGGACAAGCTGCCCAGGTTCCTGTTTATCCCTACTACATCCCTGCTGTCCCTACTGTGGTCCCTCTCGCCCCCTCTAGCCTTGTGGACCCTAAAATTTCCTCTTTACCCTCCTTGGAGAATAACTTGGCTGGAG TGCACAGTGGTTATCGACTGAAAGCCAGTCCAGACAAGGACTCAATGAAAGTCCTGTACTACATAGAGAAGGAGCTGGCTCAGCTTCCCTCTGCCAAGATGGCTGCTCTCAAAC CCAGTAGCCTTTCAGAGCTGAGCTCGCTGCACGACGGAGGGACGACCGACTTCAGACACACGTACCAGACGGTCCAGATGAAGGCTCTCCCGCCAATCGCAGATCTCGATGACCAATCGGTGGTGAGAGCAGCTCCGCCTGCACAGAGCCGGAGGCCCAGACGGGACAGAGGACACCTCTCAGACGATGAACTAGACAGACG GTGGAACCCCCGGTCGGAGCACCTGAAGAGGAAGACGTTGAGCAGAAGGGGACGCACTGGCTCCCTGGATGAGCTGGAGGAATTTGCCCGCTCTTATGACTCCCGTGGCCGACGAGCTGAGCCTCCAGACCACTTCTACGACCGGGATTACAGCCCCCCCAGGCGTTTCTATAGAGACAACGATGACGACTGGGAGCGCCGCAGCCCCTCACCTTTACTGCAAAAGAGAAGGGACACGTGGGACAGCGATCGCCCCTCTCGGCCGCCGCAAAGCCGAGGATACGACGACGCCTTCCTCAACAGCGTGCTGGAGAGCAAGGCGAGGGGGCAGGGCAGGGACAGGGGTGCTGAGAGGATGGACGTGGACAGTGACACCCCCTCCAAAAGCAGCTCAAGAGGAAAGGGTAGCAATAGCTACTACAGCCGGTCGCCAAGCAACCGTCCAGAGGAGGATGACCCTTTGCCCCCCTACTCTGAGCTGGAGGCGGAGCGGCACCGCAGGGCCGAACTGACCACCGACCGGTACCGCACCGCAGAACCACACAGGTCTGATCGATACAGGACCACTGAACCAGCCGCGAGGCCTTTCTCTTACACCCGCCCACACGGAGTGTCCCATACACTACAGGGGGGCCGAGAGGACAGGGACAGGAACCGAAACCTG AGCACCGCACTGAGCAGGGACTCTC
- the LOC115062135 gene encoding cell surface A33 antigen-like, giving the protein MTAQRHLGWGKIFLILTVLTCCRSLDVSIPKQLYEVARGGEITMSCSFIPALTDFKTLILTWEAFPDNPDAAMESVATYIMNNPVDIAPDYEGRTTLEVNLNSKMSTLRLTKVTMQDNRRYQCSVIIPNDIDGTTAATTSLLVLVAPSVPSCRIEGTAEYWHNISLICMSEEGSPKPTYNWMTYSVENVHREFPPKTAINDGVVSLYNISKEMSGFYICTSTNRVGSASCNMTLAVMPGSINTGSIAGIAIGVIAGLLVLGIIIFCCCRKKGKKDKYAEGAPNDVQFYDKDAPETGENYLDDKLDNETVQHYQHEDKAAIPENYQKEGPPGHKMEDDQQSYNSSKDRNYGKGSDIDSHRDQDIKYDHKVRDHLDDQRYRHGGSREHLDDQRGRNGGSREHLDDQRGRYGGSREHLDGQRGRYGGSREHLDDQRGRYVGSREHLDDQRGRYGGSREHLEDQRGRYGGSREHLDDQRGRYGGSREHLDDQRGRYGGSRDRLDDEHNRY; this is encoded by the exons ATGACAGCGCAGAGGCATCTTGGATGGGGAAAGATATTTCTGATACTCACAG TGCTGACCTGCTGCAGGAGCTTGGACGTTTCTATTCCAAAGCAACTTTATGAGGTGGCTAGAGGAGGCGAAATCACCATGAGCTGTTCCTTCATCCCAGCCCTGACAGACTTCAAGACGCTGATCCTCACATGGGAGGCTTTCCCTGACAATCCTGATGCTGCAATG GAAAGTGTGGCTACATACATTATGAACAATCCAGTTGACATTGCACCTGACTATGAAGGCCGAACAACTTTAGAGGTTAACCTTAACAGTAAGATGAGCACACTGCGCTTGACAAAGGTGACCATGCAGGACAACCGCCGCTACCAGTGCAGCGTCATTATCCCGAATGACATTGATGGAACTACAGCTGCCACCACTTCCCTTTTGGTCCTGG TGGCTCCCTCTGTGCCGAGCTGCAGAATTGAGGGAACAGCAGAGTACTGGCACAACATCAGTCTCATCTGTATGTCTGAGGAAGGATCCCCAAAACCCACCTACAATTGGATGACCTACAGTGTTGAAAACGTTCACAGAGAATTTCCACCTAAGACAGCTATAA ATGATGGCGTTGTATCCCTTTACAATATTTCAAAAGAGATGTCGGGGTTCTACATTTGCACATCAACAAATCGAGTCGGTTCTGCCAGCTGCAACATGACCTTAGCTGTGATGCCTG GTAGTATAAATACGGGGTCCATTGCAGGTATAGCTATTGGAGTCATCGCAGGTCTTCTGGTTCTGGGAATTATCATCTTCTGTTGCTGCCGGAAAAAGGGCAAAAAGGACAAGTATGCTGAGGG GGCTCCCAATGATGTGCAGTTTTACGACAAAGATGCTCCAGAAACCGGAGAGAACTACTTAGATGACAAGTTGGACAACGAGACAGTGCAGCACTATCAGCATGAAGATAAAGCTGCTATTCCTGAGAACTACCAAAAAGAAGGACCGCCTGGACACAAGATGGAGGACGATCAGCAAAGTTACAACAGCAGTAAGGACAGGAATTATGGTAAGGGCAGTGACATTGACTCTCACCGTGACCAAGACATCAAGTATGATCACAAGGTCCGTGATCACCTTGACGATCAGCGTTATCGCCATGGTGGAAGTCGTGAACACCTTGATGACCAACGCGGTCGCAATGGTGGAAGTCGTGAGCATCTTGACGACCAACGCGGTCGCTATGGAGGAAGCCGTGAACATCTTGATGGCCAACGCGGTCGCTATGGTGGAAGTCGTGAACATCTTGACGACCAACGCGGTCGTTATGTTGGAAGTCGTGAACATCTTGACGACCAACGTGGTCGTTATGGTGGAAGTCGTGAACATCTTGAGGACCAACGCGGTCGCTATGGTGGTAGTCGTGAACATCTTGACGACCAACGTGGTCGTTATGGTGGAAGTCGTGAACATCTTGACGACCAACGTGGTCGCTATGGTGGAAGTCGTGATCGCCTTGATGACGAACACAACCGTTACTAA